One region of Quercus lobata isolate SW786 chromosome 2, ValleyOak3.0 Primary Assembly, whole genome shotgun sequence genomic DNA includes:
- the LOC115974209 gene encoding patatin-like protein 2 — protein sequence MGSTNVPLQPPTYGNLITVLSIDGGGIRGVIPGTILSFLESELQKLDGEEARIADYFDVISGTSTGGLVTAMLAAPDENNRPIFAAKDIKDFYLNHCPRIFPQKRCPVLPHLIKIIKALAGPKYDGKYLHNLVKEKLGHTKLQQTLTNVVIPTFDIKTLQPTIFSSYEVKNNPSMNALLSDICIATSAAPTYLPTYYFETVDPEGNVREFNLTDGGVAANNPALLAIGEVTKQIIRGSSDFFPIKPMDYERFLVISLGTGSKKAEGKYRAHKAAKWGLLDWLTSGGSIPIIDVFSHASADMVDVHLSVVFQALHSEKNYLRIQDDTLVGTITSVDVATKQNMDDLVKVGEELLKKPAARLNLETGVYEASNHETNEAALVRFAKLLSQERHLRHTRSPVGHAHQATSTHKTNGLSRLSI from the exons ATGGGCTCAACAAATGTACCCCTACAACCTCCAACTTATGGAAACCTAATCACTGTTCTCAGCATTGATGGTGGTGGAATAAGAGGGGTTATCCCAGGAACTATCCTTAGTTTCTTAGAATCTGAACTTCAG AAACTGGATGGTGAAGAAGCAAGAATAGCAGATTATTTTGACGTTATCTCAGGAACAAGCACAGGTGGTCTTGTCACTGCCATGCTAGCTGCTCCAGATGAAAATAACCGACCTATCTTTGCTGCCAAGGATATCAAGGATTTCTACCTAAACCATTGCCCTCGTATCTTCCCACAGAAGAG ATGTCCAGTACTTCCTCatcttataaaaattatcaaagctCTAGCTGGACCAAAGTATGATGGGAAGTATCTGCATAACCTTGTTAAGGAAAAACTAGGACATACAAAATTGCAACAGACATTGACTAATGTTGTTATTCCAACATTTGACATCAAAACACTTCAGCCAACCATTTTTTCTAGCTATGAG GTAAAGAACAACCCAAGCATGAATGCCTTACTCTCAGATATTTGCATAGCAACCTCCGCTGCCCCAACTTATCTTCCAACTTATTACTTTGAAACTGTAGACCCCGAGGGAAATGTGAGAGAATTTAACCTTACAGATGGTGGTGTTGCCGCTAATAATCCG GCTTTACTTGCCATTGGTGAAGTAACAAAGCAAATCATTCGAGGAAGTTCTGACTTCTTTCCAATAAAACCAATGGACTATGAAAGGTTTTTGGTGATATCATTAGGAACTGGCTCAAAAAAAGCCGAAGGAAAATACAGGGCACACAAGGCAGCTAAGTGGGGCTTGCTAGACTGGTTAACAAGTGGTGGTTCCATCCCAATTATTGATGTATTTTCTCACGCAAGTGCAGACATGGTTGATGTCCACCTCTCAGTGGTTTTTCAAGCCCTTCATTCTGAGAAAAATTACCTGCGGATTCAG GACGATACCTTGGTTGGGACAATAACTTCTGTGGACGTGgccacaaaacaaaatatggaTGATCTTGTGAAAGTTGGTGAAGAGTTGCTAAAGAAACCAGCTGCTAGGCTGAACTTGGAGACAGGAGTTTATGAGGCTTCTAACCATGAAACTAATGAAGCTGCCCTCGTAAg GTTTGCAAAATTACTCTCCCAAGAGAGGCACCTTCGCCATACAAGGTCCCCTGTTGGACATGCTCATCAAGCCACCAGTACTCACAAAACAAATGGTCTTAGTAGACTAAGCATATAA